From one Lolium rigidum isolate FL_2022 chromosome 4, APGP_CSIRO_Lrig_0.1, whole genome shotgun sequence genomic stretch:
- the LOC124705909 gene encoding protein NEN1-like, producing MATAPVAPAGEEAQEASRAPAAAHQAGGPEIAFFDVETSVPQRAGQGYALLEFGAILVCPRRLVEVASYATLVRPADLCVVSAASVRCNGITRDAVAAAPPFLAVADAVYDILHGRVWAGHNIVRFDLPRIREAFNEIGRSPPEPKGTIDTLPLLTQRFGRRAGDMKMASLANYFGLGRQRHRSLDDVRMNLEVLKYCATVLFLEASLPEVLTVENLVEHAITRSKTNGATSPEAIKSGANSSPDSSKRQRTISQVNNPTPDGDNQESVDPAMDRDSSELISHIEDIKLNATMHMGVSSSGYSGFLEPSDVSTECIQISANPSYYTQRTFIKHKDSPLQLCCAGLKVQFGVSTKFLDNAGRPKLNIVVDIPEDLSEVLEFCDNLAQRTSQESGSTSEWRPLTKKYGYVNRPTVRLNIPTTVSSDASMYSTDIYKKEPSGNTQKLAFSQVDAAELDSLFVRGNKLDAFFSLEIYDYQQNAGIRLVAKRLVVHSE from the exons ATGGCCACGGCACCCGTCGCTCCGGCTGGGGAGGAGGCCCAGGAGGCATCGAGGGCACCGGCAGCGGCGCACCAGGCGGGGGGCCCCGAGATCGCCTTCTTCGACGTGGAGACCTCGGTGCCGCAGCGGGCCGGACAGGGCTACGCTCTGCTCGAGTTCGGGGCCATCCTCGtctgcccgcgccgcctcgtcgagGTCGCCTCCTACGCCACGCTCGTGCGGCCTGCCGATCTCTGCGTCGTCTCGGCCGCCTCCGTGCGCTGCAACGGCATCACgcgcgacgccgtcgccgccgcgccgccgttcctcgccgtcgccgacgccgTCTACGATATCCTGCACG GGAGGGTCTGGGCTGGGCACAACATTGTGAGGTTTGATTTGCCAAGAATAAGGGAAGCATTCAACGAGATTGGCCGGTCACCTCCGGAGCCCAAGGGGACGATTGACACATTGCCTCTGCTTACCCAGCGGTTTGGGAGGAGGGCAGGGGACATGAAG ATGGCAAGCTTGGCAAATTACTTCGGTTTAGGGAGGCAAAGGCACAG AAGTCTGGATGATGTCAGGATGAATCTTGAGGTTCTCAAGTATTGTGCTACAGTGCTGTTCCTG GAGGCAAGTCTTCCAGAAGTTCTTACTGTTGAGAACCTTGTGGAACATGCAATTACAAGAAGCAAAACTAATGGAGCTACTTCTCCTGAAGCAATAAAGTCTGGAGCAAACTCTTCACCTGATTCTTCAAAACGACAACGTACCATTTCTCAAGTTAACAATCCAACTCCAGATGGAGATAATCAGGAATCAGTCGATCCTGCAATGGACAGAGATTCTAGTGAGTTGATATCCCACATCGAGGACATTAAGTTAAATGCCACTATGCATATGGGTGTGAGTTCCAGTGGTTATTCTGGGTTCCTTGAGCCGTCTGATGTATCAACTGAATGCATCCAGATTTCTGCTAACCCTTCCTACTATACTCAAAGAACATTTATCAAGCACAAAGATAGTCCACTACAACTTTGTTGTGCGGGCTTGAAAGTCCAGTTTGGAGTCAGTACAAAGTTTCTAGACAATGCAGGCCGGCCAAAGTTGAACATAGTTGTTGATATCCCCGAAGATCTAAGTGAAGTTTTAGAATTTTGTGATAATCTTGCTCAGAGAACTTCACAAGAATCTGGTTCCACTTCTGAGTGGAGACCCCTGACAAAGAAGTACGGTTATGTGAATCGTCCAACTGTTCGCCTAAA CATACCTACCACTGTCAGCAGTGATGCTTCTATGTACTCGACAGATATCTACAAGAAAGAGCCTAGCGGTAACACGCAGAAGCTTGCTTTTAGCCAAGTAGATGCTGCGGAATTGGACTCTCTGTTTGTTCGAGGGAACAAGCTTGATGCGTTCTTCTCTTTGGAAATATACGACTACCAACAAAATGCTGGCATTCGGTTGGTTGCAAAGAGGCTGGTTGTACACTCCGAATAG